A single genomic interval of Anaerosporomusa subterranea harbors:
- a CDS encoding TRAP transporter small permease: protein MSRLYKFVESLLNVMMASFLFLMMVFILGNVILRYFFNSGLTWAEELSRFLFVWIVFIGAIGAMKDNKHLGFSSVVKQMPLAVKKLFVVISNIVMLWVLYLLLTGTWAMTVLGMNNRASSTDMPLAFMFGVGLITFSCMIVMVCINTYRAVYVEGAVNELIDLQESEDEVHLEKFAKGDDK, encoded by the coding sequence ATGAGCAGACTATACAAATTTGTTGAAAGCCTATTAAATGTCATGATGGCAAGTTTTCTGTTTCTGATGATGGTCTTTATTTTAGGCAACGTAATATTGCGCTACTTCTTTAATTCAGGACTCACCTGGGCGGAAGAATTGTCCCGTTTTCTGTTCGTTTGGATTGTATTTATCGGCGCCATTGGCGCGATGAAGGATAATAAACACCTTGGCTTTTCTTCAGTCGTGAAGCAAATGCCGCTAGCGGTGAAAAAACTGTTCGTCGTGATTAGCAACATTGTGATGCTCTGGGTTCTGTATCTGCTTTTAACCGGAACTTGGGCGATGACAGTACTCGGCATGAATAACCGGGCGTCTTCGACCGACATGCCATTAGCATTCATGTTCGGTGTAGGACTGATCACCTTTAGCTGCATGATCGTCATGGTGTGTATCAACACCTATCGAGCCGTATATGTTGAAGGCGCGGTTAATGAGTTAATTGATTTGCAAGAATCAGAAGATGAAGTACATCTGGAGAAATTTGCGAAGGGAGATGACAAATAA